In Eleginops maclovinus isolate JMC-PN-2008 ecotype Puerto Natales chromosome 10, JC_Emac_rtc_rv5, whole genome shotgun sequence, the following proteins share a genomic window:
- the LOC134870689 gene encoding ras-related protein Rab-5C-like gives MAGRGGGSTRPNGAAAANKICQFKLVLLGESAVGKSSLVLRFVKGQFHEFQESTIGAAFLTQTVCLDDTTVKFEIWDTAGQERYHSLAPMYYRGAQAAIVVYDITNTDTFTRAKNWVKELQRQASPNIVIALAGNKADIANKRAVDLQEAQTYADDNSLLFMETSAKTAMNVNEIFMAIAKKLPKSEPQGAGPGGRTRTGVDLQESAPQSRSSQCCGGGNSGN, from the exons ATGGCTGGGCGTGGTGGAGGATCAACCAGGCCAAATGGTGCTGCAGCAGCAAACAAAATCTGCCAATTCAAACTGGTGCTGCTGGGGGAGTCAGCCGTGGGCAAGTCCAGCTTAGTGCTGCGCTTCGTCAAAGGCCAGTTTCATGAATTCCAGGAAAGCACCATCGGAG CCGCCTTCCTTACTCAGACAGTCTGTCTGGACGACACCACTGTGAAGTTTGAGATCTGGGACACAGCAGGTCAGGAGCGTTACCACAGTCTGGCTCCGATGTATTACAGAGGAGCGCAGGCAGCCATCGTGGTCTACGACATCACCAACACA GATACATTTACACGAGCAAAGAACTGGGtgaaagagctgcagagacaaGCCAGTCCCAACATAGTGATCGCTCTGGCTGGAAACAAGGCCGACATCGCAAACAAGAGAGCCGTAGACCTTCAG GAGGCCCAAACATACGCTGATGACAACAGTCTGCTGTTCATGGAGACCTCTGCTAAGACCGCGATGAACGTCAATGAAATTTTCATGGCTATTG CAAAGAAGCTCCCAAAGAGCGAACCTCAGGGAGCTGGACCAGGGGGGCGGACCAGGACAGGAGTGGATCTACAGGAGTCTGCTCCTCAGAGCCGCAGCAGCCAGTGCTGCGGGGGGGGCAACAGTGGCAATTAG